CAGTCTCGCGAATGAACAAATCAAGGCTGGACAAGTTTTGGTGAATGGGCAAGTAAAGAAAGCCAAATACACTGTCCAAGAGGGGGATATCGTCACCTACCATGTGCCAGAACCGGAGGTTTTAGAGTATGTGGCTGAGGATATTCCGCTAGAAATCGTCTACCAAGATGAGGATGTAGCCGTTGTTAACAAACCTCAAGGGATGGTGGTTCATCCCAGCGCCGGTCATACTAGCGGAACCTTGGTCAATGCCCTCATGTACCATATCAAGGACTTGTCAGGTATCAATGGGGTTCTCCGACCGGGTATTGTTCATCGCATAGACAAGGACACGTCTGGTCTCCTTATGATTGCTAAGAATGATGAGGCCCACTTAGCACTCGCTCAAGAACTCAAGGATAAGAAGTCTCTCCGCAAATACTGGGCGATTGTTCATGGCAATCTTCCCAATGATCGTGGTGTGATTGAAGCTCCGATTGGTCGTAGTGAAAAAGATCGTAAGAAACAGGCAGTGACTGCTAAAGGGAAGCCAGCAGTGACTCGTTTTCAAGTCTTGGAACGCTTTGGAGATTATAGTTTGCTAGAGTTGCAACTGGAAACAGGGCGTACTCACCAAATCCGTGTTCATATGGCTTATATTGGCCATCCAGTCGCTGGTGATGAAGTCTATGGTCCTCGTAAGACACTGAAGGGACATGGGCAATTTCTCCATGCTAAGACTCTAGGCTTTACTCATCCGAGAACAGGTGAAACCTTGGAGTTCACAGCAGATATTCCAGAGATTTTTAAAGAAACGCTGGAAAGATTGCGTAAAACTGAGAATAGATAAAAGAGTTGAGATGCCTTGTCTCAACCTTTTTCATTTCAAGTCTTTTCCATTTTAAAGTATTCATGTTATAATGGATAAATATGAAGAATCGGAGTGAGAATATGAAGTACAAACGAATCGTCTTTAAGGTAGGGACTTCCTCCTTGACAAATGAAGACGGGAGTTTATCAAGGAGTAAAGTAAAGGCAATTACCCAGCAATTGGCTATGCTACATGAAGCTGGACATGAGTTGATTTTAGTGTCATCTGGGGCAGTTGCCGCTGGATTTGGAGCTTTGGGTTTTAAAAAACGTCCGACCAAGATTGCAGATAAACAAGCTTCGGCTGCAGTTGGTCAGGGACTTTTGTTGGAGGAATACACAACCAACCTCCTCATGCGCCAGATCGTTTCTGCACAAATCTTGCTGACACAGGATGATTTTGTAGATAAGCGTCGCTATAAGAATGCCCACCAGGCCTTGTCTGTATTGCTTCATCGTGGTGCAATCCCCATCATCAACGAGAATGACAGTGTCGTTATTGATGAGCTCAAGGTGGGTGATAATGACACTCTGAGTGCCCAGGTAGCGGCGATGGTCCAAGCAGACCTTTTAGTTCTCTTGACGGATGTGGACGGTCTCTATACCGGAAATCCCAACTCAGATCCAACAGCCAAACGTTTGGAGAAAATCGAGACTATCAATCGTGAGATTATTGATATGGCTGGTGGAGCAGGTTCGTCAAACGGTACTGGGGGTATGTTGACAAAAATCAAAGCTGCAACTATTGCGACGGAGTCAGGTGTGCCAGTCTATATCTGCTCTTCCATGAAATCTGATGCCTTGATTGAAGCAGCAGAGGAGACCAAGGATGGATCCTTCTTTGTTGCGCAAGAGAAGGGACTTCGTACCCAGAAACAATGGCTGGCCTTCTATGCTCAAAGTCAGGGAACGATTTGGGTAGATGGTGGAGCTGCAGAGGCACTTTCAAAAAACGGGAAAAGTCTCCTTTTATCGGGTGTGGTAGAAGTGGAAGGAAACTTCTCTTACCACGATATTGTAACAGTAGCAGATAAAGAAACAGGTCAATCTCTTGGAAAGGGACGTGTCCAATTTGGTGTCTCAGCCCTAGAAGATATGCTCCGTTCTCAAAAAGCTAAGGGAGTCTTGATTCACCGTGATGACTGGATTTCCATCACTCCTGAAATCCAGCTGCTCTTTACAGAATTTTAGAGGTGAACGATGGTAAGTACACAAGAACAATTCGAACAGGTACAGGCTGTTAAGAAATCAATCAATACTGCCAGTGAAGCAGTGAAAAACCAAGCCTTGCTAGCTATGGCTGATTATTTATTGGCAGCTACTGAGGAGATTTTAGAGGCCAATGCCCTCGATATGGCAGCGGCCAAGGGGAAAATCTCAGATGTCATGCTAGACCGTCTTTATTTGGATGAGGGACGTATAGAAGCGATGGCAAGAGGGATTCGTGAAGTGGTTGCTTTACCAGATCCTATTGGTGAGGTCCTAGAGACAAGTCATCTTGAAAATGGCTTGGTAATCACCAAAAAACGTGTGGCTATGGGGGTTATTGGTATTATCTATGAAAGCCGTCCAAATGTGACGTCTGATGCGGCTGCTTTGGCTCTCAAAAGTGGCAATGCGGTCGTTCTTCGTAGTGGTAAGGACGCCTACCAAACAGCTCATGCTATTGTCACAGCCTTAAAGAAGGGCTTGGAGACGACGATCATCCATCCAGAGGTGATTCAACTGGTGGAAGATACTAGTCGTGAAAGTAGCTATGCTATGATGAAGGCCAAGGGTTATCTAGACCTTCTTATTCCTCGTGGAGGTGCTGGCTTGATCAATGCCGTGGTTGAAAATGCTATCGTACCCGTTATCGAGACAGGAACTGGGATTGTACATGTCTATGTGGATAAGGATGCCGATGAAGACAAGGCTCTGTCTATCATTAACAATGCTAAAACCAGTCGTCCTTCTGTCTGCAATGCTATGGAGGTCTTGCTGGTTCATGAAGACAAGGCAGCACGTTTTCTTCCTCGCTTGGAGAAAGTGCTGGTTACAAGTCGGAAAGAAGCTGGACTGGAACCAATTCAATTCCGCTTGGATGAGAAAGCAAGTCAGTCTCTTTCAGGTCGAGCAGCTGAGGCGCAAGACTTTGACACTGAGTTTTTAGACTATGTCCTAGCTGTTAAGGTCGTGAGTAGTTTAGAAGAAGCGGTTGTGCATATTGAAGCCCACAGTACCCATCATTCGGATGCCATTGTGACGGAAAATGCTGAAGCGGCAGCCTACTTTACAGATCAAGTGGATTCAGCAGCGGTTTATGTCAATGCCTCAACGCGTTTCACTGATGGAGGTCAATTTGGTCTTGGATGTGAGATGGGGATTTCTACTCAGAAACTGCATGCGCGTGGGCCTATGGGCTTGAAAGAGTTGACCAGCTACAAGTATGTGGTTACTGGTGACGGACAGATAAGGGAGTAAGAGATGAAGATTGGATTTATCGGTTTGGGGAATATGGGAGCTAGCTTGGCTAAGGCTGTTGTGCAGGCCAAGACGGGTGCTCAGATTCTCCTTGCCAATCGTAGTCAAGCAAAAGTAGATGCTTTCATTGTCAACTTTGGTGGTCAGGCTTCCAGCAATGAAGAAATCTTCGCAGAAGCAGATGTGATTTTTCTAGGAGTAAAGCCTGCGCAGTTTTCTGAACTGCTTGCTCAATATCAGACCATCCTTGAAAAAAGAGAGAGTCTTCTTTTGATTTCCATGGCAGCTGGATTGACTTTGGAAAAACTAGCTAGTCTTATCCCAAGTCAACATCGTATCATTCGCATCATGCCCAATACTCCAGTGGCTATCGGTCAAGGGGTGATTAGTTATGCCATGTCAGCAAACTGTCTTGCTGAGGACGGTGAACTCTTTTGTCAGCTTTTATCCAATGCGGGTCTATTGGTTGAGCTTGGGGATGACTTAATTGATGCGGCGACAGGTCTTGCAGGTTGTGGGCCAGCCTTTGTCTACCTCTTTATCGAGGCTTTGGCAGATGCAGGTGTTCAGTCAGGATTGCCACGAGAAACGGCTTTGAAAATGGCAGCCCAAACAGTAGTTGGAGCTGGACAAATGGTTCTGGAAAGTCAGCAACATCCTGCGGTCTTGAAAGACCAAGTTTGCAGTCCAGGTGGTTCGACTATCGCTGGTGTAGCAAGTCTGGAAGAACATGCCTTTAGAGGTACCGTCATGGACGCAGTTCAGCAAGCCTACAAACGAACACAAGAATTAGGTAAATAAGAGGTTGGGTGACTCCCAGCCTCTTTTATGGTCGATTGAATGGAGAAGACGCAAAAAGATTGTCACAAAAATCTATTTTTTTGATAGAATAGAAGATAGTAAAAAAGAAATGAGTTAGACATGTCAAAAGGATTTTTAGTCTCTTTTGAGGGACCAGAGGGAGCAGGAAAGACCAGTGTTTTAGAGACTCTACTCCCAATTTTAGAGGAAAAAGGAGTAGAAGTGTTGACGACCCGTGAACCTGGCGGAGTCTTGATCGGGGAGAAGATTAGGGAAGTGATTTTGGATCCAAGTCATACGCAGATGGATCCTAAAACAGAGCTTCTTCTCTATATCGCCAGTCGCAGACAGCATTTGGTAGAAAAAGTTCTTCCAGCACTTGAAGATGGCAAGTTGGTCATTATGGACCGCTTCATCGATAGTTCTGTTGCTTATCAGGGATTTGGCCGTGGCTTGGATATTGATGCCATTGATTGGCTCAATCACTTTGCGACAGATGGACTTAAACCCGATTTGACACTCTATTTTGACATCGAGGTGGAAGAGGGGCTGGCTCGCATTGCTGCTAATAGTGACCGCGAGGTCAATCGTTTGGACTTGGAAGGCTTGGACTTGCACAAGAAAGTCCGTCAAGGCTACCTTTCTCTTCTGGACAAAGAAGGAAATCGCATTGTCAAGATTGATGCGAGTCTTCCTTTGGAGCAAGTTGTGGAAACGACCAAGGCTGTCTTGTTTGACAGAATGGGCTTGGCTAAATGAAACAAGAACAACTAAAAGCTTGGCAGCCAGACCAGTTTGACCGCTTTGTCCGTATCCTAGAACAAGATCAGCTCAATCACGCCTATCTCTTTTCAGGTTTCTTTGGAAGCTTGGAAATGGCGCAGTTTTTGGCTAAGAGCCTCTTTTGTAGGGATAAAGTAGGCGTTTTGCCGTGTGAGAAATGCCGAAACTGTAAGCTGATTGAACAGGAAGAATTCCCCGATGTTACCTTGATTAAGCCAGTCAATCAGGTCATCAAGACAGAACGCATTCGGGAATTGGTGGGTCAGTTTTCTCAAGCAGGGATTGAAAGTCAGCAGCAGGTCTTTATTATTGAGCAGGCGGAGAAAATGCATCCTAACGCGGCTAATTCTCTGCTCAAGGTCATCGAAGAACCCCAGAGTGAAGTT
This genomic stretch from Streptococcus sp. 1643 harbors:
- a CDS encoding glutamate-5-semialdehyde dehydrogenase, with protein sequence MVSTQEQFEQVQAVKKSINTASEAVKNQALLAMADYLLAATEEILEANALDMAAAKGKISDVMLDRLYLDEGRIEAMARGIREVVALPDPIGEVLETSHLENGLVITKKRVAMGVIGIIYESRPNVTSDAAALALKSGNAVVLRSGKDAYQTAHAIVTALKKGLETTIIHPEVIQLVEDTSRESSYAMMKAKGYLDLLIPRGGAGLINAVVENAIVPVIETGTGIVHVYVDKDADEDKALSIINNAKTSRPSVCNAMEVLLVHEDKAARFLPRLEKVLVTSRKEAGLEPIQFRLDEKASQSLSGRAAEAQDFDTEFLDYVLAVKVVSSLEEAVVHIEAHSTHHSDAIVTENAEAAAYFTDQVDSAAVYVNASTRFTDGGQFGLGCEMGISTQKLHARGPMGLKELTSYKYVVTGDGQIRE
- the proB gene encoding glutamate 5-kinase; protein product: MKYKRIVFKVGTSSLTNEDGSLSRSKVKAITQQLAMLHEAGHELILVSSGAVAAGFGALGFKKRPTKIADKQASAAVGQGLLLEEYTTNLLMRQIVSAQILLTQDDFVDKRRYKNAHQALSVLLHRGAIPIINENDSVVIDELKVGDNDTLSAQVAAMVQADLLVLLTDVDGLYTGNPNSDPTAKRLEKIETINREIIDMAGGAGSSNGTGGMLTKIKAATIATESGVPVYICSSMKSDALIEAAEETKDGSFFVAQEKGLRTQKQWLAFYAQSQGTIWVDGGAAEALSKNGKSLLLSGVVEVEGNFSYHDIVTVADKETGQSLGKGRVQFGVSALEDMLRSQKAKGVLIHRDDWISITPEIQLLFTEF
- the tmk gene encoding dTMP kinase, which encodes MSKGFLVSFEGPEGAGKTSVLETLLPILEEKGVEVLTTREPGGVLIGEKIREVILDPSHTQMDPKTELLLYIASRRQHLVEKVLPALEDGKLVIMDRFIDSSVAYQGFGRGLDIDAIDWLNHFATDGLKPDLTLYFDIEVEEGLARIAANSDREVNRLDLEGLDLHKKVRQGYLSLLDKEGNRIVKIDASLPLEQVVETTKAVLFDRMGLAK
- a CDS encoding RluA family pseudouridine synthase, translated to MEIKIETGGQRLDKALSDLTELSRSLANEQIKAGQVLVNGQVKKAKYTVQEGDIVTYHVPEPEVLEYVAEDIPLEIVYQDEDVAVVNKPQGMVVHPSAGHTSGTLVNALMYHIKDLSGINGVLRPGIVHRIDKDTSGLLMIAKNDEAHLALAQELKDKKSLRKYWAIVHGNLPNDRGVIEAPIGRSEKDRKKQAVTAKGKPAVTRFQVLERFGDYSLLELQLETGRTHQIRVHMAYIGHPVAGDEVYGPRKTLKGHGQFLHAKTLGFTHPRTGETLEFTADIPEIFKETLERLRKTENR
- the proC gene encoding pyrroline-5-carboxylate reductase, producing MKIGFIGLGNMGASLAKAVVQAKTGAQILLANRSQAKVDAFIVNFGGQASSNEEIFAEADVIFLGVKPAQFSELLAQYQTILEKRESLLLISMAAGLTLEKLASLIPSQHRIIRIMPNTPVAIGQGVISYAMSANCLAEDGELFCQLLSNAGLLVELGDDLIDAATGLAGCGPAFVYLFIEALADAGVQSGLPRETALKMAAQTVVGAGQMVLESQQHPAVLKDQVCSPGGSTIAGVASLEEHAFRGTVMDAVQQAYKRTQELGK